GTCGACCAGGTTGATGGTGGGGATCTCGGGGTCGGGAATGCTCCTCAAGATGTCCCAAACCCCCTCCTCGGCGATGCCAGGCAGCCCGGATGTCCCGGCCACCCTCACCACCTTCCCTCGGGCTCGAGCCTGACCACCATCGTCATGTCCTCGTAGAGCTCGTCCCAGTCCGGGCCGTGCCGGCCACGGCGTCCGCCCGTTTGCGCCTCCGCCCCGGCGGGCACTGTCAGGCCGTGCGCGCCGAAGAGCGGCGTCAGGCGCGCGCGCCAACGCTCCAAAAGCTCGTCGCTGCTCGCCTCGAGCAGGCCCGCCTCCAGGAGCGGCCCTTCGCCCGCCGGGGCCTCGAAGAGCCCCAGGAGGCCCGGCCAGAGACTTTGCACGGCGGCCTCGAGGCGCGCGCGCGTCTCGGGGTTGCCGGCAAGCGTGCGCCACCAGGTCTCGCCGTGCTTAAGGTGGTAGCGCTCCTCGCGGCGCACTTTGCGGACGGCCCCGGCGAGCGGCGCATAGGAGGACGCCGCCAGACTCTCCGAGCGCAGGTCGTCGAAGAGGTCGTATAGGTAGCGCCGGACGATGGCGCTGGTCCAGTCGCCGTCCGCCAGGTGATTGCCGTCCGGCTGGTACTTGGGCGCGGTGCGCATCTCTAGAACCTGGGCGTGGTAGTAGCCGGTCTTGTCGCGTTGCAAGGCCAGCCTGTCGGGGTCCTCGCCGCTCAACCCCCCCACCAGCGTGTAGAGGAGGCGGGCGTGGCCGAGCTCGTCTTGGGCGAGCGAGGAGAAGGCCAGATCCTCTTCGACCATCGGCGCCACGCCCGTCCACTCCGAGTCGCGGTAGCCGATCACGATCTCGTCGTCGGCGACCGTCAAGAGGTAGCGGCGCAGGGCCTTCTTCAGGTCGGGAGACATGTGTTCAGGAGACAGGGCTTCAGGAGACGGGGCTTCAGGCGTCATGCGTCTTCTCCTTCTCGCCTCTCAGCCTTTCCCGGAGCGTCTTGCGCTTTTCGACGGTCACCCG
The window above is part of the Deinococcota bacterium genome. Proteins encoded here:
- the paaC gene encoding phenylacetate-CoA oxygenase subunit PaaC, whose product is MTPEAPSPEALSPEHMSPDLKKALRRYLLTVADDEIVIGYRDSEWTGVAPMVEEDLAFSSLAQDELGHARLLYTLVGGLSGEDPDRLALQRDKTGYYHAQVLEMRTAPKYQPDGNHLADGDWTSAIVRRYLYDLFDDLRSESLAASSYAPLAGAVRKVRREERYHLKHGETWWRTLAGNPETRARLEAAVQSLWPGLLGLFEAPAGEGPLLEAGLLEASSDELLERWRARLTPLFGAHGLTVPAGAEAQTGGRRGRHGPDWDELYEDMTMVVRLEPEGRW